The following are from one region of the Actinoplanes sp. L3-i22 genome:
- a CDS encoding Fur family transcriptional regulator: MTSDFEAQLRAVSLRVTRPRVAVLTALRDHPHVDTDTVIALVRADQPMVSHQAVYDVLRALTDTGLVRRIQPAGATARYEMRVRDNHHHVVCRSCGAIADVDCAVGHAPCLTAADDHGFVIDEAEVVYWGTCPECLTRSEGTR; this comes from the coding sequence GTGACGTCCGACTTCGAGGCACAGCTGCGGGCGGTCTCGTTGCGGGTGACACGGCCACGAGTGGCGGTGCTCACCGCGCTGCGGGACCACCCGCACGTCGACACCGACACGGTGATCGCGCTGGTGCGCGCCGATCAACCGATGGTCTCCCACCAGGCGGTTTACGATGTGCTGCGTGCGCTCACCGACACCGGTCTGGTGCGACGCATCCAGCCCGCCGGCGCGACCGCCCGGTACGAGATGCGGGTGCGGGACAACCATCACCATGTCGTGTGCCGTTCCTGCGGCGCGATCGCCGACGTCGACTGTGCGGTCGGACATGCCCCCTGTCTCACCGCCGCGGACGATCACGGGTTCGTGATCGACGAGGCGGAGGTCGTCTATTGGGGCACCTGCCCCGAGTGCCTGACCCGTTCGGAAGGAACCAGATGA
- the katG gene encoding catalase/peroxidase HPI produces the protein MSDINDPKAGGCPVAHDSATASGSESENPAIPAPSVKSDPRQRTNRDWWPNSLDLTVLHSHSAKGNPLGPDFDYAKEFAKLDVEALKADIVSVLTTSQDWWPADFGHYGGLMIRLSWHAAGTYRLQDGRGGAGDGGQRFAPLNSWPDNANLDKARRLLWPVKAKYGQRVSWADLLVLAGNVALESMGFKTFGFGFGRVDTWEPEEIPWGTEDTWLAGRYATESTMSEGVGATEMGLIYVNPEGPGGNANPAAAAHFIRETFARMAMNDEETVALIAGGHTFGKTHGAGVADGHVGPEPEGAPIEAQGLGWLSTHASGSGKDAITSGLEVTWTDKPTEWSNRFFEILFGYEWELTTSPGGAKQWVAKTTDEIIPDAYDSSKKHRPTMLTTDLSLRVDPAYEAISRRFLANPDEFALAFAKAWYKLLHRDMGPVVRFLGPWVPEAQLWQDPVPAAEGALVGDADVAALKAKVLDSGLSVSELTALAWASAATFRSTDKRGGANGARIRLEPQRSWEVNQPILPALAKIESIQQEFNAAGGAQISVADLIVLAGTAAVEKAAKDAGVEVSVPFHPGRTDATQEQTDVEAFAFLEPRADGFRNYLRPGEKIQPEILLVDRAYQLGLTAPQLTALLGGLRSLGANFGGSAHGVLTDKVGVLTNDFFANLLSPGTKWKASEKEEHVYEIQDAATGDVKWTATAVDLIVGSNSQLRALAEVYASSDAKEKFVKDFAAAWVKVMDNDRFDLV, from the coding sequence ATGAGCGACATCAACGACCCGAAGGCCGGCGGCTGTCCGGTCGCCCATGACTCGGCGACCGCCTCCGGCAGCGAGAGCGAGAACCCGGCGATTCCCGCGCCGAGCGTGAAGTCCGATCCGCGGCAGCGGACCAACCGCGACTGGTGGCCGAACAGCCTCGACCTCACGGTGCTGCACTCCCACTCGGCCAAGGGCAACCCCCTCGGTCCGGACTTCGACTACGCCAAGGAGTTCGCCAAGCTCGACGTCGAAGCCCTCAAGGCGGACATCGTCTCGGTCCTGACCACCTCCCAGGACTGGTGGCCGGCCGACTTCGGCCACTACGGCGGTCTGATGATCCGCCTCAGCTGGCACGCCGCCGGCACGTACCGTCTGCAGGACGGCCGTGGCGGCGCGGGTGACGGCGGGCAGCGGTTCGCCCCGCTCAACAGCTGGCCGGACAACGCGAACCTGGACAAAGCGCGCCGCCTGCTCTGGCCGGTCAAGGCCAAGTACGGGCAGCGGGTCTCCTGGGCCGACCTGCTGGTGCTGGCCGGCAACGTCGCCCTGGAGTCGATGGGCTTCAAAACGTTCGGCTTCGGCTTCGGCCGCGTCGACACCTGGGAGCCCGAGGAGATCCCGTGGGGCACCGAGGACACCTGGCTGGCCGGCCGGTACGCGACCGAGAGCACGATGTCCGAGGGCGTCGGCGCCACCGAGATGGGCCTGATCTACGTCAACCCGGAGGGCCCGGGCGGCAACGCGAACCCGGCCGCCGCGGCGCACTTCATCCGTGAGACGTTCGCCCGGATGGCGATGAACGACGAGGAGACCGTCGCCCTCATCGCCGGTGGCCACACGTTCGGCAAGACGCACGGCGCCGGTGTCGCCGACGGCCACGTCGGCCCCGAGCCGGAGGGCGCGCCGATCGAGGCGCAGGGCCTCGGCTGGCTGAGCACCCATGCCTCGGGCAGCGGCAAGGACGCGATCACCTCCGGCCTCGAGGTCACCTGGACCGACAAGCCGACCGAGTGGAGCAACCGCTTCTTCGAGATCCTCTTCGGCTACGAGTGGGAGCTGACCACCAGCCCCGGCGGCGCCAAGCAGTGGGTCGCGAAGACCACCGACGAGATCATTCCGGACGCGTACGACTCGTCGAAGAAGCACCGTCCGACGATGCTGACCACCGACCTGTCGCTGCGCGTCGACCCGGCGTACGAGGCGATCTCCCGCCGCTTCCTGGCCAACCCGGACGAGTTCGCGCTGGCGTTCGCCAAGGCCTGGTACAAGCTGCTGCACCGCGACATGGGCCCGGTCGTGCGCTTCCTCGGCCCGTGGGTCCCCGAGGCCCAGCTGTGGCAGGACCCGGTCCCGGCCGCCGAGGGCGCCCTGGTCGGCGACGCGGACGTGGCCGCGCTCAAGGCCAAGGTCCTCGACTCCGGCCTGAGCGTCAGCGAGCTGACCGCGCTCGCCTGGGCGTCCGCCGCCACGTTCCGGTCCACCGACAAGCGCGGTGGCGCTAACGGCGCCCGGATCCGCCTGGAGCCGCAGCGCAGCTGGGAGGTCAACCAGCCGATCCTGCCCGCCCTCGCCAAGATCGAGAGTATCCAGCAGGAGTTCAACGCGGCCGGCGGCGCGCAGATCTCGGTCGCCGACCTGATCGTCCTGGCCGGCACCGCCGCCGTCGAGAAGGCCGCGAAGGACGCCGGGGTCGAGGTGTCCGTGCCGTTCCACCCGGGCCGCACCGACGCCACCCAGGAGCAGACCGACGTCGAGGCGTTCGCGTTCCTGGAGCCGCGCGCCGACGGTTTCCGCAACTACCTGCGCCCCGGCGAGAAGATCCAGCCGGAGATCCTGCTGGTCGACCGGGCCTACCAGCTGGGCCTGACCGCGCCGCAGCTGACCGCCCTGCTCGGCGGCCTGCGCAGCCTCGGCGCGAACTTCGGCGGCAGCGCCCACGGCGTGCTGACCGACAAGGTCGGCGTGCTCACCAACGACTTCTTCGCCAACCTGCTGTCCCCGGGCACCAAGTGGAAGGCGTCGGAGAAGGAGGAGCACGTCTACGAGATCCAGGACGCGGCCACCGGCGACGTCAAGTGGACCGCGACCGCGGTCGACCTGATCGTCGGCTCGAACTCGCAGCTGCGCGCCCTCGCCGAGGTCTACGCCAGCTCGGACGCCAAGGAGAAGTTCGTCAAGGACTTCGCCGCCGCGTGGGTCAAGGTCATGGACAACGACCGCTTCGACCTGGTCTGA